The Primulina huaijiensis isolate GDHJ02 chromosome 17, ASM1229523v2, whole genome shotgun sequence genome window below encodes:
- the LOC140962779 gene encoding phosphatidate phosphatase PAH1-like produces MNVVVKVGSIITQGMYSVATPFHPFGGAVDIIVVKQHDGTFRSTPWYVRFGKFQGVLKGAEKIVRIEVNGVEANFHMYLDNSGEAYFVREVDLEKDDNEGCKDSAELEASINVNDEVKGSELQRSEANEHNDGGVEVRDERVTLGMDRLERADSDVERIFYEFQDDKSSLEDSVEFSEYGSGRFDNLGDMEHVLESQDSNSEVILVSVDGHILTAPISLSERNAENVQLSTPQFHLGPGEGTDDYNRGEVSWPSDLLNEIDASHKVTTINIHEADNGTLSLSSVPHLETCNLDQEHPYSEQGTPDSGHLDREHSIDSSSDIASKPFNRNEVFKSCMELQELASQSTDEDEEHKNSLLEVLDKSPRSPLVNGESEEGKEEISRNNDGLFPQDSEFPSSTLLTELKFKPKSHERETSDTEYDGSVRLAVQCDNNDPELPIQADVDLASMRMHSGEGAPASEEERIKIEHLELLTGASIKGLEISLCGNLLHTGMGSRAAEDVFHANRVSLEEFKFSASSILENENLILRIQGKYLKWEKAAHIILGIAAFGLSLPIKPQDVIPVKKETPESKEDDSDMTSTPSRRWRLWPIPFRRVKTLEHTGSYSSNEEVFVNSGSVSQSQPEEPSSTIHTVTEPTRKQIIRTNVPTIDQIASLNLKEGQNMVSFIFSTRVLGSQKVEAHIYLWKWNTRIVISDVDGTITRSDVLGQFMPLVGRDWTHSGIARLFSAIKENGYQLLFLSARAIVQAYLTKSFLFNLKQDGKSLPNGPVVISPDGLFPSLFREVIRRAPHEFKIACLEDIKALFPSDYNPFYAGFGNRDTDELSYRKIGIPKGKIFIINPKGEVAINHRIDVKSYTSLHTLVNDMFPPASIVEQEDFNSWNYWKTPLPEIEGL; encoded by the exons ATGAATGTGGTGGTTAAAGTTGGTAGTATTATCACCCAAGGAATGTACTCTGTTGCCACCCCATTTCATCCATTTGGTGGGGCGGTGGACATAATTGTTGTCAAGCAGCATGACGGAACCTTTAGGAGTACGCCTTGGTATGTGCGATTCGGTAAGTTTCAGGGTGTTCTTAAGGGGGCTGAGAAGATAGTTCGAATAGAAGTTAATGGTGTTGAAGCTAATTTCCATATGTATCTTGATAACTCTGGTGAAGCTTATTTTGTTCGAGAAGTTGATCTAGAGAAGGATGATAATGAGGGTTGTAAGGACTCAGCCGAACTTGAAGCCAGCATTAATGTTAATGATGAAGTGAAAGGAAGTGAATTACAGAGATCGGAGGCTAATGAGCATAATGATGGTGGGGTAGAGGTGCGAGATGAACGTGTTACCCTTGGCATGGACCGGTTAGAGAGGGCTGATTCTGATGTGGAGAGAATATTTTACGAGTTTCAAGATGATAAATCTTCTCTGGAGGATTCGGTCGAGTTTTCTGAATATGGTTCTGGTAGATTTGACAATTTAGGGGACATGGAACATGTGTTAGAATCACAGGATTCAAATTCAGAGGTCATTTTGGTGAGTGTTGATGGACATATATTGACAGCGCCTATATCATTATCGGAGAGGAATGCCGAAAATGTGCAACTAAGCACGCCTCAATTTCACCTTGGCCCAGGTGAGGGGACTGATGATTACAACAGAGGTGAAGTTTCTTGGCCTTCTGATTTATTGAATGAAATTGATGCCTCTCATAAAGTTACCACCATAAATATACACGAAGCAGATAATGGGACTTTGTCTTTGTCTTCTGTACCACATTTAGAAACTTGTAACTTAGATCAAGAGCATCCATATAGTGAACAAGGAACTCCAGACTCCGGTCATCTGGACAGAGAACATAGTATTGACAGCAGTTCCGATATTGCTTCTAAACCATTTAATAGGAATGAAGTTTTTAAAAGCTGCATGGAGCTTCAGGAATTGGCATCTCAGTCTACTGATGAGGATGAAGAACATAAGAATTCTTTGTTAGAAGTTCTTGACAAGTCTCCTCGAAGTCCTCTGGTAAATGGTGAATCTGAAGAGGGAAAAGAAGAAATATCAAGAAACAACGATGGACTATTCCCCCAAGATTCTGAATTTCCTAGCAGTACCCTTTTAACAGAGTTGAAGTTTAAACCTAAATCCCACGAAAGAGAAACTTCTGATACAGAATATGACGGTTCAGTTAGACTGGCGGTCCAGTGTGATAACAATGATCCAGAATTGCCGATACAAGCGGATGTAGATCTAGCATCCATGAGAATGCATAGTGGTGAGGGAGCTCCTGCTTCTGAAGAAGAACGTATTAAAATTGAGCACCTTGAACTTCTCACTGGAGCTTCTATTAAAG GGCTGGAGATATCTCTTTGTGGAAACTTGCTTCATACTGGAATGGGTTCACGTGCAGCAGAAGATGTCTTTCATGCGAACCGCGTATCACTGGAGGAATTTAAGTTTTCTGCCTCTTCGATTTTGGAGAATGAAAACTTAATCTTAAGAATACAAGGGAAGTACTTAAAATGGGAAAAAGCAGCACATATCATTCTTGGTATAGCCGCTTTTGGTTTGAGTCTTCCTATTAAGCCACAAGATGTTATCCCTGTGAAAAAAGAAACACCAGAATCGAAGGAAGATGATTCCGATATGACTTCAACTCCATCACGAAGATGGAGGCTCTGGCCAATCCCATTTAGGAGAGTGAAAACACTTGAGCATACGGGTAGTTACTCATCAAACGAAGAAGTATTTGTCAATTCTGGATCAGTCTCACAAAGCCAACCTGAAGAACCAAGTTCGACAATCCATACAGTCACAGAGCCTACACGAAAGCAAATTATTAGGACCAATGTCCCCACAATTGATCAAATAGCATCGTTGAATCTCAAAGAGGGGCAGAATATGGTTAGTTTCATTTTCTCGACTCGAGTTCTTGGGTCCCAAAAG GTTGAAGCTCATATATACCTGTGGAAGTGGAATACAAGAATTGTAATTTCTGATGTTGATGGGACAATTACCAG GTCTGATGTTCTCGGTCAGTTTATGCCTTTGGTGGGAAGGGACTGGACTCATTCTGGAATAGCTCGTCTTTTTTCAGCTATAAAG GAGAATGGATACCAGTTGTTATTTTTGAGTGCTCGTGCAATCGTTCAAGCATACTTGACAAAAAGCTTTTTATTCAATCTCAAGCAG GATGGCAAAAGCTTACCAAATGGACCGGTTGTTATTTCCCCAGATGGCTTATTTCCCTCACTGTTTCGAGAAG TAATTAGAAGAGCTCCTCATGAATTCAAGATTGCCTGTTTAGAG GATATTAAGGCTCTATTCCCTTCTGATTATAACCCGTTTTACGCGGGTTTTGGAAACAGAGACACTGATGAGCTTAGTTACCGGAAAATAGGTATTCCAAAGGGCAAGATTTTCATCATCAACCCTAAG GGCGAAGTGGCCATTAATCATCGTATCgatgtcaaatcatacacttCATTGCATACATTAGTGAATGACATGTTTCCTCCTGCTTCGATAGTAGAGCAG GAAGATTTTAACTCATGGAATTACTGGAAAACACCCTTGCCCGAAATCGAGGGACTGTAG
- the LOC140962248 gene encoding dolichyl-diphosphooligosaccharide--protein glycosyltransferase subunit 4A encodes MIDDNDLGFFANFLGIFIFVLVIAYHFVMADPKYEGN; translated from the coding sequence ATGATTGATGATAATGATCTGGGATTCTTTGCAAACTTTCTTGGTATCTTTATATTTGTGCTGGTGATTGCTTATCATTTCGTGATGGCTGATCCGAAATATGAAGGCAACTGA